A region of the Haemophilus parainfluenzae genome:
ATAAATGGGATGCCGTAAAAGACGATATTCAAGCTGTATTAACGGCTTGTCATGGTGTGCCGCTTAAAGTGATTTTGGAAACATGCTTACTCACCAAAGAAGAAATCGTAAAAGCCTGTGAAATCTGTAAAGCGTTGGGTGTGGCATTCGTTAAAACCTCAACGGGTTTCAATAAAGGCGGGGCAACCGTAGAAGATGTGGCATTAATGAAGAAAACGGTAGGCAACATTGGCGTAAAAGCCTCTGGCGGTATTCGTGATACTCAAACCGCACTAGCGATGATTGAAGCAGGAGCTACTCGAATTGGCGCAAGCGCAGGCATTGCGATTGTAACGGGTGTTTCTGGTAATGTCTCAAGCAATTACTAATCGATAATAAAAAAGGAGATTGAAGTGTATGCTTCAATCTCCTTTTTAATCATCAAAGACTCAATTAAGCTTTAATTTGTCCTTTCAAGAAATCTAACAACTGATCTTTTGCAATCATTTGTTTTTCACCAGTACGGCGATTTTTGTATTCGATTTCGCCATTTGCGAGATTTTTCTCACCAATCACCACCATGTGTGGCACG
Encoded here:
- the deoC gene encoding deoxyribose-phosphate aldolase; this translates as MDSKQLAQYIDHTALTAEKTEQDILKLCDEAIQYGFYSVCINSGYIPLAKEKLAGSDVKICTVVGFPLGANLSSVKAFETQEAIKAGAGEIDMVINVGLIKSNKWDAVKDDIQAVLTACHGVPLKVILETCLLTKEEIVKACEICKALGVAFVKTSTGFNKGGATVEDVALMKKTVGNIGVKASGGIRDTQTALAMIEAGATRIGASAGIAIVTGVSGNVSSNY